The Candidatus Edwardsbacteria bacterium sequence ATACCAGCTGGATGCCGGCAGCCAGAAGGCCACCGGCAGGCTGACGCTTATAAGATAGGGGCCGGGGAACCGGACCGGAAAGAACGATCAAACTAAAAGGGCCCGGCGTAACGCCGGGCCCTTCAAATTCACTGCAGCTGGCTGCGGATCTTTTTTATGGTCATTATGCCTGAGTCCAGGATCTTGCTGAAACGCTGGGAGGATTTGTCCCCTACCATGTCCAGCAGGGTTCCCACCGACTGGGCCTGGTCCTCCCTCAATTTAAGGGCCAAGGGCAGCAGGGAGATCCGGCAGATGGAGGACAGAACGAACAGCAGGTGGAAGTTGATGATGGTCTGCCCCAAGATGATAAATTTGAAATCGCGCAGGCTGTCGGCCAGCCAGCCTCCGACCAGCGAGGCGGCGAAGATGGCCAGCCCGGTGACCATGCTCTGGACGGCCAGATAGGCGGTGCGGTTCTCCTCGGGGGCGGTCACCAGCAGCAGGTTGAAGGTGGCCAGGGCGAAGCCGGGCCACACCAGGCCGCTGATGAAGGCGTCGATCCATATCGGCAGGTAGAAGTCCGGGGTGGTGAACAGCCAGAACAGGGGCAGGGAGAAGATGCCCAGCATATTGAAGATCATCACCGGTTTGTTGCCCAGGCGGTCTATGATCCGGCCCCATAACGGCTGGAAGGCGAAGTTAAGGATCCCGGCGATGATCGAGTAATAGGCGATCACCGCGAACGGCATGTGGAGATTCTTGATCATGTGAGCGGCGAAGAAGGGCCCGGCCACTGCGGTGGCCATGGACCACAGGACGAAGAACAGCAGCAGGCGGCGGAAATCCCGGTTGGCAAAGGGCAGCCGGAACAGCTCCGAAATGGGCAGGGTTTTTTCACCGGTAAGGGGTGGCTCCCATTGCTTGGAGAGAATGATCCCGGCGATCACGGCCGTAAAGGCGGCCGCTCCGAAGATGATGGCAAAAGCCTGCTGCTGCAGGGCCTGGCTTTTCATGACATCGTACAGTTTTCCGGCACCGAAATTGGCGGCCATGGTCACCGCGCCGAGAATGGTGCTCCGCAGACCGAAATATGAACCCCGGCGTTTCATCGGCACCAGGTCGGTCATCCAGGAAAGCCAGGCATTGTTGGCCATATTGACCGAGGTATTGGCGATGAAGATCACCAGGAAGAATATCAATAATTTCCATCCGGCCAGGACATTGAGGAAGGGCAGTATGCACAAGGCCGCCCACAGCAGGCGCCCCAGGGTGGCTGCCCAGACGGTGAGTTTCTTGCGATGCCCCAGGAGCCCTACCAGATAGGCGCTGAAAAGGGCCCCCACGCTGGATAGGGCGTTGAGAGCGGCCAGCAGGCCCAGATGGAAATC is a genomic window containing:
- a CDS encoding MFS transporter; this encodes MPKKRDSKIQSNALPDKEPGRSLKISIIEGSFASVHIAITIGALVTGYALMLGANDFHLGLLAALNALSSVGALFSAYLVGLLGHRKKLTVWAATLGRLLWAALCILPFLNVLAGWKLLIFFLVIFIANTSVNMANNAWLSWMTDLVPMKRRGSYFGLRSTILGAVTMAANFGAGKLYDVMKSQALQQQAFAIIFGAAAFTAVIAGIILSKQWEPPLTGEKTLPISELFRLPFANRDFRRLLLFFVLWSMATAVAGPFFAAHMIKNLHMPFAVIAYYSIIAGILNFAFQPLWGRIIDRLGNKPVMIFNMLGIFSLPLFWLFTTPDFYLPIWIDAFISGLVWPGFALATFNLLLVTAPEENRTAYLAVQSMVTGLAIFAASLVGGWLADSLRDFKFIILGQTIINFHLLFVLSSICRISLLPLALKLREDQAQSVGTLLDMVGDKSSQRFSKILDSGIMTIKKIRSQLQ